Proteins from a single region of Hordeum vulgare subsp. vulgare chromosome 6H, MorexV3_pseudomolecules_assembly, whole genome shotgun sequence:
- the LOC123402125 gene encoding putative receptor-like protein kinase At4g00960, which yields MVGSPCRLRHRRLMDTAPATASSDPAGHGGSSGMPIMVSILVVVIICTLFYCVYCWRWRKRNAVKKAQLERLRPLSNSDLPVMDLSTIAAATNGFSKENKLGEGGFGPVYRGVLDGGAEIAVKRLSARSRQGAAEFRNEVELIAKLQHRNLVRLLGCCVEKDEKMLVYEYLPNRSLDAFLFGTRKTAQLDWKMRQSIIVGIARGLLYLHEDSCLKIVHRDLKASNVLLDNKMNPKISDFGMAMIFEDEEIEVINTGHVVGTYGYMAPEYAMGGVFSVKSDVFSFGVLVLEILSGQRNGAMYLQEHQQTLIQDAWRMWKEDKAAELMDASLAGSYAKDEAWRCYHAGLLCVQESPELRPTMSSVVLMLIGDQAQLPAPEQPPLFASPKKSPASDQSSLAVRSETTSKTHSVNDVSITMIQPR from the exons GACATGGCGGCTCCAGTGGGATGCCGATCATGGTCTCCATCCTTGTGGTGGTCATCATCTGCACCCTTTTCTACTGCGTCTACTGCTGGAGATGGAGGAAGCGCAACG CTGTGAAGAAGGCTCAGCTGGAGAGGCTGAGGCCACTGTCCAACTCGGACCTGCCGGTGATGGACCTCTCCACCATCGCCGCCGCCACCAACGGTTTCTCCAAGGAGAACAAGCTCGGCGAAGGCGGCTTCGGGCCGGTCTACAGG GGCGTCCTGGACGGCGGCGCGGAGATCGCGGTGAAGCGGCTGTCGGCGAGGTCGCGGCAGGGCGCGGCGGAGTTCCGGAACGAGGTGGAGCTGATCGCCAAGCTGCAGCACAGGAACCTGGTGAGGCTGCTGGGTTGCTGCgtggagaaggacgagaagatgCTCGTCTACGAGTACCTCCCCAACCGGAGCCTCGACGCCTTCCTCTTCG gtaccagaaaGACCGCGCAGTTGGACTGGAAGATGAGGCAGAGCATCATCGTGGGGATCGCGCGCGGGCTGCTGTACCTCCACGAGGACTCGTGCCTCAAGATCGTCCACAGGGACCTCAAGGCCAGCAACGTGCTCCTCGACAACAAGATGAACCCCAAGATCTCCGACTTCGGCATGGCCATGATCTTCGAGGACGAGGAGATCGAGGTCATCAACACCGGCCACGTCGTCGGAACATA CGGGTACATGGCGCCGGAGTACGCGATGGGGGGCGTCTTCTCGGTGAAGTCGGACGTGTTCAGCTTCGGGGTGCTGGTGCTGGAGATCCTCAGCGGGCAGCGCAACGGCGCAATGTACCTCCAGGAGCACCAGCAAACCCTCATCCAGGAC GCATGGAGGATGTGGAAGGAGGACAAGGCGGCGGAGTTGATGGACGCGTCGCTGGCCGGGTCGTACGCCAAGGACGAGGCGTGGCGGTGCTACCACGCCGGCCTGCTGTGCGTGCAGGAGAGCCCCGAGCTCCGGCCCACCATGTCCAGCGTGGTGCTGATGCTCATCGGCGACCAGGCGCAGCTGCCGGCGCCGGAGCAGCCGCCGCTGTTCGCGAGCCCGAAGAAGTCCCCGGCGTCGGACCAGTCCTCGCTGGCGGTGAGGTCCGAGACGACGTCCAAGACGCACTCCGTCAACGACGTCTCCATCACCATGATCCAGCCACGATAG